CCGTGGGAGGTGACCGCCTTGCGCGACGTCACGCTCCGGGTCGGCCGCGGCGAGGGGCTGCTCATCGTCGGCGGCAACGGGTCGGGCAAGTCGACGCTCGCCTGGATCCTGGCCGGGCTGACCTCGCCCACGTCGGGAACCGCCCGGTACGAGGGGGAACCGATCGACAAGCAGGTCGGCCAGGTGAAACTGACTTTCCAGCACGCGCGGCTGCAACTGCAGCGCCCGACCCTGGGCGAGGACATCCAGGCCGCCGGCGGCGTCGACGTCGGCAGCACCGAGGTGGCGCGCCTGCTCGAGGAGGTCGGCCTGCCGCGCGAATTCGCCACGCGCAGCACCGACGCACTCTCCGGCGGTCAGATGCGGCGCGGAGTGCTCGCCGGCGCACTCGCCGGGCATCCGGAGATCATCGTCGCCGACGAGCCGTTGGCCGGTCTCGACCCGCAGGCCCGCGCCGACGTCGTCGCCCTGTTCGGGCGGCTGCGCGCCGCCGGCCTGACGTTGATCGTGATCTCACACGACCTCGACGAGATCGCGACCGTCTGCGACCGTCAGGTCGAATTGGTCGACGGCGTGCTCACCGATGCCCCCGTCGCCGCCCACCAGCAGGATGTGGCCTCATGAACGCCCTGCCGCTGCGCGAGATCCCCGGCGATTCGGTGGTCCACCGCCTCTGGGCGGGGACCAAGCTGATCGGGGTCGGGTTGATCGGCGTGCTGCTCTGGGTGCTCCCGTCGTGGCCGGCGCTGGCCGTCGTCGCCCTGGTCGTCGTCGGGGTGGCGCTGCTGGCCGGGATCCCGCTGGGTGCCGTGCCCAAGCCGCCGTGGTGGCTGTGGGCGCTGGCCGGAGCGAGCGTCGCACTCTCCGCCTCGGTTGCCGGGGTGAACGGCGGGCTGACGACGGCGCGCAGCGTCGTGCTCGGCCTGCTGGTGATCGCCGCGTCGGTACTCGTCGTGTGGACGACGCCGGCGGCCCAGCTGGCGCCGGCGATCGCGACGCTGATGCGTCCGCTGCGCTGGCTCAGACTGCCCGTCGACGAGTGGGCGGTGGTCATCGCGCTCTGCCTGCGGTCGCTCCCCCTGATGGTCGACGAACTGCTCACCCTGCGCGCGGTCCACCGGCTGCGACCCCATTCGCCGATGAAGGTCCGCCACCCGTCGTCGCAGTTGACCATCCTCGACATGGTCGTCGCGGCCCTCTCGTCGGCACTGCGCCGGTCGGCGGAGCTGGGCGAGGCGATCACCGCCCGGGGCGGCACCGGGCGGCTCACGGTCGACGACGCGAAGCCCGGCCGCATCGACGTGATCGCGCTGGTGGTGATGGGGGTCTTCGTCGCCGCCGCGATCGCCGGGTCGTTCCTCATCCGGGGCGCGATGTGAAACGCTCCCCGCGCCACAGGGCACGGGGAGCGTCGAGGAGTACCGCGGATCAGGCGGGGACGACCAGTCCCGAGCCCTGCTTGACGGCGCGATCGAAGCGCTCGGCAGCGTCGGCCCAGTTCACGACGTTCCACCACGCCTTGACGTAGTCGGGCTTGACGTTCTGGTAGTCGAGGTAGAAGGCGTGCTCCCACATGTCGAGCATGACGACCGGGATCAGGGCGGCGGAGGTGTTGCCGCTCTGATCGGTGAGCTGCTGGATCACCAGGCGCTTGCCGATGGTGTCGTAGCCCAGGATCGCCCACCCCGAACCCTGCAGGGTCGTGGCGGCGGCGGTGAAGTGCGCCTGGAACTTGTCGAAGCTGCCGAAGTCGTTGGCGATCGCGTCGGCGAGGTCACCGGTCGGCTTGTCGCCCCCGTTGGGGGAGAGGTTCTTCCAGAAGATCGAGTGGTTGGTGTGGCCGCCGAGGTGGAAGGACAGGTTGGCCGAGAGGCCGTACACCTTGTCGGCGATGGTGCCGTCCTCGCGCGCGGCGGCGAGCTTCTCCAGCGCGGTGTTGGCGCCCTTCACATAGGTGGCATGGTGCTTGTCGTGGTGCAGCTCCATGATTCGACCCGAGATGTGGGGCTCCAGGGCGCCGTAGTCGTAATCGAGATCGGGCAGGGTGTATTCAGCCACGATTCTTCCCTTCGCATTGCAGATGTTTGTTTCTCACCGGACCTATCCACCGTATCCCCCGGCTGTCTGACACGTCACAGCGATGGGGGGTCGGACTCGGTCTCGGGCTCAGAACGCGAGGATCACCAGGAGGATGGCGAGGGGGATGAGTGTCGCGAAGGTCCACAGACAGGACGAGGAGACGTTGTAGTTGGGCGTCTCGGCTCCGGTCAGGTCCGCGCGCTGCATGGTGGTCACCATCTCCCCCTTTCGTTCCGGGGTGAAATGAGTCACACCCGTGTGTGACCGTCATCATAGGCAGATGATCCCGCCGGAGCCAAACCACACCTCGTCGGCCAGGGCGCGCAGCGCGCGAAGGCCGTAGAATCGAGGCCATGTCCTGGGGTTTCTCTCGTGCAAAGCAGGAAATGGTCGCCGCGGACGATGCGCTGCCCGGTCGGGGGACGCCGATGCCGGTGGCGGAGAAGAACATCGTGCTCGGGTCGCCGATGGTCTCGCCGGCGGGGATCTGCGATTGGGGTCCCGGCCGTCGCGCGGTCGTCCTG
This genomic interval from Gordonia sp. X0973 contains the following:
- a CDS encoding energy-coupling factor transporter transmembrane protein EcfT; this encodes MNALPLREIPGDSVVHRLWAGTKLIGVGLIGVLLWVLPSWPALAVVALVVVGVALLAGIPLGAVPKPPWWLWALAGASVALSASVAGVNGGLTTARSVVLGLLVIAASVLVVWTTPAAQLAPAIATLMRPLRWLRLPVDEWAVVIALCLRSLPLMVDELLTLRAVHRLRPHSPMKVRHPSSQLTILDMVVAALSSALRRSAELGEAITARGGTGRLTVDDAKPGRIDVIALVVMGVFVAAAIAGSFLIRGAM
- a CDS encoding superoxide dismutase, producing the protein MAEYTLPDLDYDYGALEPHISGRIMELHHDKHHATYVKGANTALEKLAAAREDGTIADKVYGLSANLSFHLGGHTNHSIFWKNLSPNGGDKPTGDLADAIANDFGSFDKFQAHFTAAATTLQGSGWAILGYDTIGKRLVIQQLTDQSGNTSAALIPVVMLDMWEHAFYLDYQNVKPDYVKAWWNVVNWADAAERFDRAVKQGSGLVVPA